Genomic segment of Diabrotica undecimpunctata isolate CICGRU unplaced genomic scaffold, icDiaUnde3 ctg00001901.1, whole genome shotgun sequence:
tacaacttaaaacttataaaactaaaaactatCCGTTTTTGTTCGGCATCATGGATCTGTCCTAGATTTTGCGCAGAGAGTCGGCTTAGCTACACTGTTCATGCCGCCCCCCTTGAAAGGCGGAAGTAACACATGCCTTTTAACAGACCGAGATTGTTTCAACAACTATACAACCGGACGAGCTAATTGTCACTAATCGGTAAAACACATAGTTTCACGCATGCTCTTTTGAATGTACCGTGAGCATTACGAACACACACAACGCGCACTATCCCATCGCTGCCCGGATACACATCGACTACTCTTCCTAGTTCCCATTTCATTGGAGGAAGTTTGTCATCTTTGAGAATAACCATCGAGCCCGTTTGGATATTAGGACTTGCTGCTTTCCATTTTGTACGTTGCTGAAGAGATGACAAATATTCTCGCGACCATctagcccaaaaatgttgaataaCTTGCTTAAGGTGATGATATCGCTTGAGTTTGTTTGTATGGACATCTGTGAGATCCTCTTGTGGTACAGCCATTAAGGAATCTCCAATTAAAAAATGTCCTGGCGTGAGAACACCAAGGTCAAGTGGATCATTGGACAATGGTAAGAGGGGTCGTGAATTTAAACATGATTCAACCTGTGTCAGGAGAGTATACATCTCATCATATGTGTATTTGTTTTCCCCCAATACactttttaaatgatattttacagACTTAATAGTTGACTCCCATACTCCGCCAAAATGAGGAGAGTGGGGAGGTATGAATTTCCAATTGATTTGGTGATCAGCAAAATGCTGGAGAAACTTTGACTTGATATTTTTATCACTTATAAATGAGTACAGTTCATGATTGTTTGCTCCCACAAAATTTGTAGCATTGTCCGAGTACAAGTTTTGACAGAGACCCCTTCTAGCAACAAAACGTTTGAAACAGTTTAAGAATGACTCTGTAGTTAACTCATAAACCAATTCAATATGAGTTGCCCTAGTAGTAAAGCAAGTGAATATACAAATGTAACTCATAACAATTTTACAATTTCTTAAGTTGCTTGTTTTTAACTGAAAGGGACCACCATAATCAATACCGCAATTAAGGAAAGGTCTGGATGCTACTACTCCTGATCTGGGTAATTGACCCATTAGATTATTTATCGTAATTGGCCTTACCCTAAAACATGTTATGCACTTGTGCAGAATATGTCTGATTGTATTACGCTATGAAAGAACCCAAAATTTTAGACGTAAAATAGATAATAAAGTTTGTTGTCCCATATGTAAATGTTTAAGATGATATGAAGTAACGATAAACCGTGTGAACACATGATTTTTTGGTAAGATAATTGGATGTTTTTGTGAAAATGGTAAATCTGAATTTTGTAAACGTCCACCAACTCTTAAAATACCTTCTCAATCTAAAAAATGGTTTAATGAGATGAGACTGCTTGTCTTACATAATGAGCCCAATCTTTTTATTGACAAAATATCTGAAATGTTTCCAATTGAGCCATTTTGATGAGAATTCTTAGTGCGCCCTCCCTTTCATCAACAGTAAGTATACCCCATTTACGTTCACCTATTGGCAATCTACAATTGTCTATAAATAGCAGAATATAAGCTGTGATTTTTTGTAACTTGTTAGGACTTGAAAATCTATCCCAAATTGTATGCAATGTGAcaattaatgaaaatttaattggCCTTTTATCTGGCACTTCCAAAGTACTTAagtcatttatattaaaataaggcCATTTCTCCTTATCTTTCATTGGCCATTTTGGACCATTCCACCAAAGTGAAGAATCGTTAAGTAGTTTTGGTTCCATCCCCCTGGATATGATGTCGGCTGGATTTTCTTTGGAGTAGATGTGATGCCActcaaatattttagttaaattttgaatCTCCGAAACCCGATGTGACACAAATGTTTTCCATTTTGAAGCCTCGCCCTTGAaaatgtaatgtaattgtctaATCTATCCAAAAATGCACTTTGTTAAATCTTATGTCCATTGTATAACTTCCCTGGCAAGTTTTGCGCCGAGTAACGTCCCGTATAACTCTAACCTTGGTAATGAGATTGTCTTTAACGGAGCTACTCTTGATTTAGCACATAGTAGATGCACATGATATAACCCATCGTGACTTATTGACCGTACATAAATTGCTACCCCATATGCAACTCCCGATGCATCCCTGAAGCAGTGAAGTTCATCGTCCTTTGGTTGTAAGCATAACACATGTCTTGGAATTTGTGTTTAGTGTAAATCTGAAATTGTTTCGTTAAATTTGTTCCAAGCCGCGTGAAGATCCTGAGGTAATGACTCATTCCAATCCAATTCCAATTTGAAAAATCATTGATAATACTGACCTTTTGGTTGTCTGAgattgtatattaaaataaatattgtactgCAAGATGTCCAATTGAGTATTCCAGTACAACCCCTAAGTTTTACTAGTGATGTCTTCAGACAAATAATGCTCAACTTGTTGATTATTTTGTAAGTCCCCTTCAAATACTTCTGGTTTATTTGAGACCCATTTTCTGAGCTGAAATCCTGCTGAGCTCAAAATGAAACTGATGTCCTGTTTTAACTTCCTAACCTCTTCAATTGTGTCCGCTCCTGATAATAGATCATCTGCATAAAAATCCTTCAAAATAGTTTGGCAAGCTTCTTGTAAATTTGACATTTGTTCATATGCTGCTTGTTGTATACATCTTATTGCGAGAAAGGCTAATGGTGCTAAACCATATGTTATTGTGTTTAATTTGTATGTGTTTATAGGTTGGTCCGATGAAAATCTCCAAAAAATTCTTTGTAAATCCCTTTGGTGTGAAGAAATAAGAACTTGCCGATACATCTTTTTAATATCAGAAGCAATGACAACTTTATGTTTTCTAAACCGTAGCAAGATGTGTAATAAATCCTCCTGAAGCCTTGGTCCCACCATTAAAACATCATTCAAT
This window contains:
- the LOC140431758 gene encoding uncharacterized protein, with the translated sequence MGQLPRSGVVASRPFLNCGIDYGGPFQLKTSNLRNCKIVMSYICIFTCFTTRATHIELVYELTTESFLNCFKRFVARRGLCQNLYSDNATNFVGANNHELYSFISDKNIKSKFLQHFADHQINWKFIPPHSPHFGGVWESTIKSVKYHLKSVLGENKYTYDEMYTLLTQVESCLNSRPLLPLSNDPLDLGVLTPGHFLIGDSLMAVPQEDLTDVHTNKLKRYHHLKQVIQHFWARWSREYLSSLQQRTKWKAASPNIQTGSMVILKDDKLPPMKWELGRVVDVYPGSDGIVRVVCVRNAHGTFKRACVKLCVLPISDN